One genomic segment of Planctomycetota bacterium includes these proteins:
- a CDS encoding aminodeoxychorismate synthase, component I, with amino-acid sequence MPSQLVQSDSALAALAAATADPLMLLHSGRPHPRWAVRSLLAQPAAWFRYTADHRSHLTGLDRPLTHNLWRDLRSLLNDPTLPGRWFGYFSYDLASLIEPAKLTPVHPNDWPLVQLAYCPHTREFPPGNPPTKPRDERSDAAMRSGFAEHGAPDAFTSNLPQHAYESAVRRALQYIAAGDIFQVNLAQTFTTQFTGSPRALYHRLAALSPAWYGAYMELPHLAAGLAPRVPPPRAIRSTSPELFLHVKNNHITTRPIKGTRPALPPRRGDLSPPVSDLLTSEKDRAELNMIIDLMRNDLGRVSTYGSIRVTDPRALESHPTIDHTTATIEADLHPSRDIVDLLRATLPGGSITGAPKIRAMQIIHELEPNPRGPYTGCLGYIAKDELHLNIAIRTILLTPANPNAQRSDAAMCSGFAKQGAPDSPTYRAAFSTGAGIVADSNPTAEYHETLTKAAPLMQALTV; translated from the coding sequence ATGCCAAGTCAATTAGTGCAGTCCGATTCAGCCCTTGCCGCGCTCGCCGCCGCGACCGCCGATCCGCTCATGCTTCTGCACTCCGGTCGGCCGCATCCCCGCTGGGCCGTCCGCTCCCTCCTCGCCCAGCCCGCCGCATGGTTCCGCTACACCGCGGATCATCGCTCCCATCTGACCGGCCTCGACCGCCCATTGACCCACAACCTCTGGCGCGACCTGCGTTCACTCTTGAATGACCCGACCCTCCCCGGTCGATGGTTCGGCTACTTCAGTTACGACCTCGCCTCCCTCATCGAACCCGCCAAACTGACCCCCGTTCATCCCAACGACTGGCCCCTCGTCCAACTCGCCTACTGCCCCCACACCCGCGAATTCCCCCCTGGAAACCCGCCCACAAAGCCGCGGGATGAGCGCAGCGACGCCGCCATGCGTAGCGGCTTCGCGGAGCATGGAGCCCCGGATGCGTTCACCTCCAACCTCCCCCAACACGCCTACGAATCCGCCGTCCGCCGCGCCCTCCAATACATCGCCGCCGGCGACATCTTCCAGGTGAACCTCGCTCAAACCTTCACCACCCAATTCACCGGTAGCCCCCGCGCCCTCTACCACCGCCTCGCCGCCCTCAGCCCCGCCTGGTACGGCGCCTACATGGAACTCCCCCATTTAGCGGCGGGGCTTGCCCCGCGCGTCCCCCCCCCTCGCGCCATCCGCTCCACCAGCCCCGAACTCTTCCTCCACGTCAAAAACAACCACATCACCACCCGCCCCATCAAAGGCACCCGCCCCGCGCTCCCCCCAAGGCGGGGGGACTTGAGTCCCCCCGTTTCCGATCTCCTGACCTCCGAAAAAGACCGCGCCGAACTCAACATGATCATCGACCTGATGCGCAACGACCTCGGACGCGTCTCAACCTACGGCTCCATCCGCGTCACCGACCCCCGCGCCCTCGAATCGCATCCCACCATCGACCACACCACCGCCACCATCGAAGCCGACCTCCACCCCTCCCGCGACATCGTCGACCTCCTCCGCGCCACCCTCCCCGGCGGATCCATCACCGGCGCCCCCAAAATCCGAGCCATGCAAATCATCCACGAACTCGAACCCAACCCCCGAGGCCCTTACACCGGCTGCCTCGGCTACATCGCCAAAGACGAACTGCACCTCAACATCGCCATCCGCACCATTCTCCTCACCCCCGCCAACCCGAATGCTCAGCGCAGCGATGCCGCCATGTGTAGCGGCTTCGCGAAACAGGGAGCCCCGGATTCCCCCACGTACCGCGCCGCCTTCTCCACCGGCGCCGGCATCGTCGCCGACTCCAACCCCACCGCCGAATACCACGAAACCCTCACCAAAGCCGCCCCCCTCATGCAGGCACTCACCGTTTAG